AGATGCCGGTGTACCCAATATATGCAATCAGTAAAGTCCCGAGTAAAGGTCCCGTAATAAACCCCAGTGAAAACGCGGAGCGCAGGGTTGAATTGGCTACAGCATGATCGACGTTCGTTGCGGTATTGACCGCTTCTCTTGCAGCTGCAAACAATTGTGGCATGGCGGGAGATCCGAGTGCAGTCAGCACCGTCATATAGATGAATAATAAAGTGAAGTCGTGAATCCACAGATACCCGGCAAAAGCAAGAGCATTGCAAATCATGGCAGACACCAGAATTTTTTTGCGAGCCCCGGGTTGATCCGATCGTCTGGCGATCCAGGTACTGAACAACACACCCGCCATAAGTGTTACTGCAGTGAATAATCCGAATGTAGCGATGGATACTTCGAGACGGGTTGTAAAGTAGACCGCCAGAAAGGGAGCGCTGATTGAAATCGCCATGCCTTGCAATAACATACAAACGAGAAACAGCCGGTATGTAGGGATACGAAATAGTGAATTAAACTTTTGAAGCTTCATATGTGAGTAGACATCCCCTTGGTTTTATCATTTTCAAAATATATATACGATCTGGTTATAATATAAGAATAACAGAGATAAAGTAATATTTATTGATTTCTTTAAGTCTAATAACAAACAGAAAAAGCGAGAGATCAGACTCTATCGGTCCAATCCCTCGCTTTTTTGTATGAAGAGTCTATTAAAAGTAAGATCCTTTGAAACCTGTTTAGTGTGAAGCGACGGTTTTCTTCCGTGACTGCATTCTCAGATACACCTGGGAGAAAATAATGGATGCCAGAGCAACTACGGTCATACCCCAGAAAATGTTGGTGTACGCCGAGGCTAATGGCAATTGCTGCATGGCTGTCAATGCCACGCCGGTTACCGCAACACTAAATGCACCGCTGAAGAACTGGCTGAGCTGGAACAGTCCCATGCCAGCACCAACCTGATCCATCGTCAGATTGCCCGACAACTCATTGGATACACTCGTTGTTAGTGCAGAGAAGCCTACGCTAAGCAGAATGTATACGGCCATAATGGCATAGATGCTGTCGTCTGCAAAAAGAGCAAACAGTCCGGCAGCAGCGAGCAGCAACCATGGTGCGAACTTGAGCAGTTGAGTATTGCCGTGTCGGTCAATCATGCGGCCAATCCGATTGGATAACAGCATGGACACGATTGCACCCGGAAAGATGACAAGCCCTGACTGGGCCGGAGTCAGGCCATACAGATGTGCCAGAATTTGCGGCAGCAGGAACAGCGTCGAGAAGTTGTTAATGTACGATACAATCCCCAGGGAGCTGAGCATCATATATTTTTTGTTTTTGAACAGGGCCGGTTGGACAAAGGGATCAGCCGCACGGCGAATTCGTAACCAGAACAGAACCAGTGCAGCCGCACCAATAACGAGGGTTATCCATTCACGCGAAGTCAGGAATAGCAGAACGCCAGTTGTTCCGATCGCCAGTAACAGTGCGCCGAGCAAGTCGAATGAACCCTTTTGCGGCATCTCACTTGGAAGCAATTTGAAAAATACAGGGATCAGAAACAAGGTTAGTCCGGTAACGATGAACAGATCATGCCATCCGAGAAACTGTGTAATACTGCCGCCGATCACAGGCCCGAGTCCAAGACCCAGTGAACTGGCCGACATGACAACAGCCATGGATTTACCCCGGCGGTCACTTGGAATGTAACGAGTAATAAGAACGATAGCTAGCCCTGGTACAGAAGCTGCACCCGCAGCCTGAATCAGACGTGCAATGAGCAGAAGGATAAAATGGTTACTGAAGAAACCAAGAACGGATGCCGCACCAAGCAGTGTAAGACCGGTCGTAAACAGGGTGCGAATCGGAATAAAATCCGATAGACGTGAGAACGTGATCGAGGAAATGGCAAAAACGATAGAATAACCGGTGACAATCCAGGAAGAAGAGACAGATGAGAGCATAAATTCAGCTGCAATTTTGGGCAGGGCCAGATTGAACATCATCGTATTCATAACGACAAGCACAACCGTGAAGCCAAGCAGACTTACGATTAACCCTTCCTGTATTCCTGCTGTCCGTTCCCCAGATGATGCAGTTGCGGTGTTGTTCATAAAAACCTCCTAGATTGATGTGTATTTCGCAACATTTCAGAAACGGTGTGTAACATTTGCAAAATGTGGTATAGAGTGAATCCCATGCCTGACAGCAGGGGATACATAAACGAAATAGATTTGTAAGTTCGATTGGTATCGAACATTAGAAATATATCATGGAACTGTGCTAAAATACAATGGATAGTCTGAAAAAAAGGAGACTACAACGATGAAAATTTTGCACCATCCTCAAGTGGAGGATATTGAACTTTCTTCCGTATTGTACGCTTTAAGTGATCCCATTCGTCTTGGGATCGTAACAGAAGCAGCCAGAAATGGTGAGCAGCCCTGCAGTCATTTTCGTGCACCTGTTGTGAAATCCACGATGTCACATCATATTCGGACCCTGCGAGAAGCCGGAGTCATTCGGGTGAGAGTGCAAGGTACACAGCATTTCCTGACGCTAAGATCCGAGGATCTGGAAGTGCGTTTTCCTGGTCTGTTGCATCCGTTGTTACAAGCGGCAGCTCAGTCTGAAATACATGAATCCTAAAAAATGTCCTTTCTTCAAGTTGAAGAGGGGACATTTTTTATGTTTGGCATGTTCCATACTGCTGCGACATTCTATGTCGTACCACTTCCTCTATAATAACGGGGAAACACACAAACCATATCGAAAAGAGGTTCACAAACGTTGGCAAAAACAAAAAGAGGACGCGTCCTGTGGAATCTACCATCCCGAGGAAGAGGAACTTGCCCGGTGTGCAGCAGCACCCGGATTAAATTGTTGTATTCGCAAACGAAAACAGATGGTACGAGTCTGAAAGTATGCAAGAAATGTTCCAAAGCTGTGCAGTCCAGAGTGGATAAGGCAACCGTATAACATAACAGGCCTGTTCTTCGGAACGGGCCATGTCTTTTGGTATAATATAATTACGAAATACGGAATGAGCCAGGGGGCGGGGAAATGAGTAATATGCATCGTATTCACTGGTTTGACGAGCAGATTCGGAGTGGACGTTTTCCGAACAGCAGCTGGCTTGCACGTGAATTTGAAATATCCCGGCGCCAGGCCCAGCGTGATATTGAATATATGACGATTTCTCTGCGTGCCCCTCTGGTGTATATCGCAAAATATCGGGGGTATTGTTACGAGGATCAGACCTACCGGCTGCCCCATTTATATATGACGGAAGAAGAACAGCGGGTGCTTAAGTATCTGGCGCATCGTTATCGGCATTACAATTATGATCAATCAGATGCGGTAAAGCGTGTGGCGCATTTACTGGAGCGTTTTACGCTCGAGGAACAGCAGACAGGAAGCAGTCAGCTTCCGGTGTTTAAAGCAGATCCGCAGCAGCTTCAGTTCTTTGAGATTTTGTCCCATGCGATTACCGAATCCCGCAAAGTACATATCCATTACAGAGATCATGCCGGAGAACGGCAATTTACCTGGTGTCCATTGAAGATGCTGTCCCAGTTCAACGCAGATTACGTGGTTGGTTATGAAATGGACCCTTTACAGCAAACGGCCATCCGGCTGGAGGGCATGATTCATGTGCAGATGACGAACGAGACGTTTCAGTGTCAGACAGACGGGTTGCTGGGTTCATGGGAAGAGGCGCTGCCTGTCCGTAAACCGTTTGTCGCTGAGATAAGACTGAGAGAAGTGCGGCAAACAGAGCTGTGGCATGGATATCGGATTCGAGAGAAGCAAGGTCAGGTTCACTGGATTGAATTTTATGATACGGATGCTTTCCTACAGCATTTGTTCATTAGCGAGTGGGAGGAACTGTTGTCTCCAATGTGGCTTAGACGAAAGTTTCAGCAAAGTGCTGAAGGAATAATCGACAGGCTTGCCATAAGCGCAAGGCAAACGTGAATTAGAACAACCATGGAGAGGGGATTTTTTTTGACTGAAGTTGTGTTAGACAACCTGATCATGAAGCGGGAGTCCAAATCATATGTGGATAGCCTACACGCTATATTGACCCATGCGGGTCTGTTTCAGGGTTCCAAGTATGTGCTCGCTGGGTATACAGGTATGGCATTCAAACTTTCAGTGCATCGCAGACTACTGCCCATGTCGGTTACAGCCTATGGTCAATGGGGAGAATCTCATCGCCCTGGGATCGACAACTTGGGGATATTCACGATCTGGGATGGGGGACGGACACGTCATCCCACATTTGGGTATTACCAGCGGGATGCGGTGAATTGGGTGAAACGTAGCCTGGATGCAGGCATCGGGGTAATCTACTGGCTTCCGGAATTTGGCGTTATTCATGGGTATGATGACTGTGATCGCATCTTTTATGTGCAAGATGGTTGGAGCAAGGAATCACAGATTTTGTTGTATGACAATTTCGGATTAAACTTCACCGGGTTCTGGTATTGTCAGGTCTTTGGTGACCAGGTACATATCCCTGAACAAGAGAAGCTATTGGAATCATTGAGATTAGCAATTGAGGATTGGGATATCCCTTATCGTCTACTGCCTGATCGGAATATCATTTCGGGCAGAATGGCTTATGATGTGTGGGTGCAAGCCCTTCGGGGTGAAGATTACGATGCATCGGGTGCTGTGTATATTTTGGAATCCTATTGCCAGTCCCGAACTGAAATTCAGATGTATTTGCAGGATGTGCGGGGGATATGGCCCGAACTGGACCAAGCCTATGCATGTTATGAACAGCTTGGAGCATTGATTATACAGATGAAGGGATGCATGATTCAGGAACATAACAGAAGGATTATGCAGGCAGACGCCACAGAGAAGCTGGCACAGGTTTTATTGGAAGCGAAAGCATTGGAAGAGCAGGCTGTTGATTATTTTCGTTTGATCTCCTCGAAGTATCCTGATCGTAAACGCAACACTGTACCACGGTGGGGAGCACATTCAGCAAGGTAGGGGGAGGGAGGATAAGGTGATGAGGAGTAAAATACTGCCGGATTTGATTCGTTTTCCACAGACTGAGAATTTGGCAGATGAACAACGATCCTGGAGCGGTGCAGGCTCGTACATCGATGCGATGTATCGCATTCTGATGCACAAGCAGTGGACGGATTTACCGCGTCACATGATTGCGGGTATGACCGCAAGTGTGTTTCGATTAGTGGTAGATCGGCGTCTAACGACAGAATCGATCTCAGCATACAACTGGATGGCCGAGAACTTTGTAGCTTCTGATTTCATTGGCGTCACGACCGGACAACACGGGGGATTTTCGTTCGAGCCGACCTTTCCGCTCTATCAGAAGCAGGCCCTGCTGGATATCAAGGCTTCTATTGACCGGGGTGTGGGCGCTATTCTGTGGCATGATCAGTTTGTTATTTGTGCTGGATATGATGATGGGGAGCAGATGCTGTTCATTTGTGAGAGTCAAGAAAATGAAGTCATTTGTCTGCCCTATGATTCTTTTGGTCGGAACAGTACACCATACTGGTACTATCAGGTGCTTGAATCCCATACAACCGTAGACATATGGGAAGTGTGCAAGGAATCATTAATTCAGGCTGTGTACAAATGGGAGACCCATGATTACATGCTGCCACCTCAGGATTACGCCTGCGGAGCTGCTGCATATGCAGCCATTGCTGATGCCCTACAATCTGGTGCATATGAAACAGATCAAGCTGCCATGGTTTTGCGCTATTATGCTAATTCAAGAAAGGATATGGCTTCTTATGTTGCAGAGCTTAAGCATTTGTCCATTCAGATGAATCATGTGGTCCAGGAGTATGCGTTACTCGCAGACCTATATGCTCAGATGATGGAGAAGGTTGAGGATTCAACAGCATGGGATGCGAAGGAACCAGGGCATCTGTTAAGGGTGATCCATCTGATTGAGCAAGCAGGGGAAACGGAACAGCGTGCCATTGATGCCATTAAGCAGGCCTTCCCAGAGACGATTGGCAATCGTTTTGAGGACATTGGATTAAGATGAATGGAGCAGTGTACATAGTTCAAAATGGAAAAAGTACAGATAAAATAAAACCGGAAAAGACCCTGAATGCGGTCGTTTCCGGTTTTATTTGCGTTTAGCTTAGCCACATCTATGGCCGTAATGACGCCCTCATACATTAGCTGCCCTAGCATTCATAGTCTCGCATGAGCTTCAATTCGAGTTGGCTCAGATGATTTGCGGCGGGGCCAACATTCTGGCTACGTTGTCGAAGTTTGTCTGCCAATCGGCCGTGATGATGCTCCCGATGTAACCATCTGGGCGAATCAGGACCAGCGTGTCGCTGGTAATGCCGTAGGTACGGGTCAATTTGCCGCTGGAGTCATGGAGGACGTTCTGATTGGATTCGTGTGCGGTACCAACGACGTAGCAGTGTAATTCGGCACCGCTGGTTGGCCAGTTCAACTTGGGGAGTACCTTGGCAGCGTTAGGGCCAAAGGCAAGCAAAGTGAAGTGAGGCCCTTGATAGATGTCGAACAGACAACGTTCCCCACTAGGACCGGTGCAAGGAGCATCTGGCGCCCGGTCACCTACATGAAGGTTTTTTGTAGCCGATTCTTCGCTAGATGCGAGCGGCCCACCATGGTACGAAAGTCTAAGCTGTCGCTCCTCGTCTCCACGCTTGAGGCTAGCCAGGCGATTTTTATCTAGACTGGCGTACAGCTCGCTGGATTTGCTGAGGACACGAGCGGCAATCGGTTGACGCTCAGCCTCGTAGCTGTCAAGCAGACGATCGGGTGCCCCAGCAATGACCTGCCCTATTTTCCAACCGAGGTTATAGGCGTCCTGTATACCCGTATTGAGACCCTGTGCTCCGGCCGGGGTGTGCACATGAGCAGCATCGCCTGCAATGAAGACGCGACCAGACCGATAGTGCTCAGCCAGCCGAACGTTGGGACGAAACACCGAACTCCAAGTGATGTGGTGGAGACGCAAACCTGTGAGTTTGTGGAATTGAGCGGCCAGTGAGGCTTCGTCAAGGTTAGGCTTTTCATCTGGTGCCAGCCTGATCATGACTTGGAACTGGTCGGAGTGTGGCAGCGGGCAGGCTCCGACAAACGTGCCACGTGTGCGTGGCCACATATGCCACCTATTGCGAGACAGTTTGTCGATCGAGCCGTCCACGATGAGTGTGCGGTCAGAGTCGGTAGTCTCTCCAATAAATCGGATACCTGCCCCTTTGCGAACGATGCTCGAACCTCCATCTGCTCCGACGAGATATCTGCTGCGCACCTTCTCCCCGGAAGAGAGAGTCACCGTCACTCCATCGGCATTCTGTTCGAATTGCTCCAACCCGTTGTTAAATTCAATGGTTAAGCCGAGACGTTTGAGCAGGCGATGTAAGATGGCATCCGTTCGGTGTTGCGCCAACAGGAGAATGTTTGGATACGGATCGCTCGGTGTTGGTTTATTTTGCTGCTGCATGCGCCAAGGCACAGTTAACGGTCCAATATGAAAACCCGCAAGCGGGTAAATACTTCCCTCTGACTGAGCCTCTTCCAGCACGCCGAAGTCTCCCAAAACCTCCTGGGTTCTTGGTTGAACTCCCTTGGCACGGGAGCCTTGAAAGGCGTGAGGGGATTTGTCAGCCAGTCGAACATGAAGGCCGCGTCGTAGCAGGTCGATTGCAAGAGCGGAGCCAGTCGGGCCAGCTCCAGCGATGAGTACGTCAATATCGTAATGTTGGGTCAGTTGAATCTCCTCCTGATCACCCATATCGCAATGGATTAGATATCATATTCGGTTTAATGTTTCTTGGAAACTTTTTAATTTCCTATGAAACAATCATAATTCAACCCCTTACTGCTGTCAATATTGTTTCCAAGAAACTTTAATTGTCGAACATACCCTGATATACTGGTGTTAAGCTAACAATCGTTGGAGGAAAATGGAATGATCAACCCATCGGAAAATCAAAATAGAGATCAATTAATCCAAGAAGTATTGGAAGCAGTGAAAGATATACAGATCAGATTCCAAGCAGAAGAAGATGAAGAAAAACAGTGGCTGATCCAAAATAGTCCTAATTCGGCTGTTGAAGAGCTAATCAAAGAAATGACGGTGACGATGCTGCATGTGCTGGATGCTATTGGTACACTCGAGCCAGTAAACGGCATAACCATTTCAAAGCAATTCGGTTTCTCCAAAGGGACAGTCTCCAAGATTACGAGAAGACTCGTGTCTCAAAACATCATCGTAACCGAGTCACTTCCGGATAACAAAAAAGAAGTTCTGTTCCGTACCACAACGCTTGGAAAAGAGATTTATCGTTTGCATCAGGGCCTGCATCATCAAATTGATCTTGGGGTTCATCATTTCTTGCAA
Above is a window of Paenibacillus sp. E222 DNA encoding:
- a CDS encoding MFS transporter; this encodes MNNTATASSGERTAGIQEGLIVSLLGFTVVLVVMNTMMFNLALPKIAAEFMLSSVSSSWIVTGYSIVFAISSITFSRLSDFIPIRTLFTTGLTLLGAASVLGFFSNHFILLLIARLIQAAGAASVPGLAIVLITRYIPSDRRGKSMAVVMSASSLGLGLGPVIGGSITQFLGWHDLFIVTGLTLFLIPVFFKLLPSEMPQKGSFDLLGALLLAIGTTGVLLFLTSREWITLVIGAAALVLFWLRIRRAADPFVQPALFKNKKYMMLSSLGIVSYINNFSTLFLLPQILAHLYGLTPAQSGLVIFPGAIVSMLLSNRIGRMIDRHGNTQLLKFAPWLLLAAAGLFALFADDSIYAIMAVYILLSVGFSALTTSVSNELSGNLTMDQVGAGMGLFQLSQFFSGAFSVAVTGVALTAMQQLPLASAYTNIFWGMTVVALASIIFSQVYLRMQSRKKTVASH
- a CDS encoding helix-turn-helix transcriptional regulator, whose protein sequence is MKILHHPQVEDIELSSVLYALSDPIRLGIVTEAARNGEQPCSHFRAPVVKSTMSHHIRTLREAGVIRVRVQGTQHFLTLRSEDLEVRFPGLLHPLLQAAAQSEIHES
- a CDS encoding YafY family protein; this encodes MSNMHRIHWFDEQIRSGRFPNSSWLAREFEISRRQAQRDIEYMTISLRAPLVYIAKYRGYCYEDQTYRLPHLYMTEEEQRVLKYLAHRYRHYNYDQSDAVKRVAHLLERFTLEEQQTGSSQLPVFKADPQQLQFFEILSHAITESRKVHIHYRDHAGERQFTWCPLKMLSQFNADYVVGYEMDPLQQTAIRLEGMIHVQMTNETFQCQTDGLLGSWEEALPVRKPFVAEIRLREVRQTELWHGYRIREKQGQVHWIEFYDTDAFLQHLFISEWEELLSPMWLRRKFQQSAEGIIDRLAISARQT
- a CDS encoding BtrH N-terminal domain-containing protein, whose product is MTEVVLDNLIMKRESKSYVDSLHAILTHAGLFQGSKYVLAGYTGMAFKLSVHRRLLPMSVTAYGQWGESHRPGIDNLGIFTIWDGGRTRHPTFGYYQRDAVNWVKRSLDAGIGVIYWLPEFGVIHGYDDCDRIFYVQDGWSKESQILLYDNFGLNFTGFWYCQVFGDQVHIPEQEKLLESLRLAIEDWDIPYRLLPDRNIISGRMAYDVWVQALRGEDYDASGAVYILESYCQSRTEIQMYLQDVRGIWPELDQAYACYEQLGALIIQMKGCMIQEHNRRIMQADATEKLAQVLLEAKALEEQAVDYFRLISSKYPDRKRNTVPRWGAHSAR
- a CDS encoding FAD-dependent monooxygenase, coding for MGDQEEIQLTQHYDIDVLIAGAGPTGSALAIDLLRRGLHVRLADKSPHAFQGSRAKGVQPRTQEVLGDFGVLEEAQSEGSIYPLAGFHIGPLTVPWRMQQQNKPTPSDPYPNILLLAQHRTDAILHRLLKRLGLTIEFNNGLEQFEQNADGVTVTLSSGEKVRSRYLVGADGGSSIVRKGAGIRFIGETTDSDRTLIVDGSIDKLSRNRWHMWPRTRGTFVGACPLPHSDQFQVMIRLAPDEKPNLDEASLAAQFHKLTGLRLHHITWSSVFRPNVRLAEHYRSGRVFIAGDAAHVHTPAGAQGLNTGIQDAYNLGWKIGQVIAGAPDRLLDSYEAERQPIAARVLSKSSELYASLDKNRLASLKRGDEERQLRLSYHGGPLASSEESATKNLHVGDRAPDAPCTGPSGERCLFDIYQGPHFTLLAFGPNAAKVLPKLNWPTSGAELHCYVVGTAHESNQNVLHDSSGKLTRTYGITSDTLVLIRPDGYIGSIITADWQTNFDNVARMLAPPQII
- a CDS encoding MarR family transcriptional regulator; this encodes MINPSENQNRDQLIQEVLEAVKDIQIRFQAEEDEEKQWLIQNSPNSAVEELIKEMTVTMLHVLDAIGTLEPVNGITISKQFGFSKGTVSKITRRLVSQNIIVTESLPDNKKEVLFRTTTLGKEIYRLHQGLHHQIDLGVHHFLQRYTEDELQFLVNTLKKMLHTSWIHLETEEDEAIESAPRDAPTSKVSEAYKANHSSSLTDEMNEIMSMLNKLDSRNLKKAKTILNDVFFADYED